In one window of Macadamia integrifolia cultivar HAES 741 chromosome 2, SCU_Mint_v3, whole genome shotgun sequence DNA:
- the LOC122072295 gene encoding cytochrome P450 89A2-like, translated as MNTREIWVISLSQSQSQMEIWVILFTTLCLCAALKLLLDFLSHNTNPRCPPGPWTVPIIGNFLWLRGSLLELEPVLLKLHAKYGPVFSVPIGSQPNIFINSRFLAHQALIQNGAIFADRPHALNHSATSTQKAISSSPYGPYWRLLRRNLTSEILHPSRLKSYRNTRKLALQTLVSKLKDQSESGKAICVTTQVRLSFFSIVFSMCFGQKFDEEVIKKVEASQRTFTTNFSRFRILSYMPNLGKMIFRKLQKELLDLQQCRANILTPLIRSLIERKENHHETDELVVSYVDTLLKIWLPDEDRKLNEFELRTLCSEFLNAGTDTIATTMEWIMANLVKHQDIQAKLYSEIMRVLGEDEEITEEDLQKMPYLKAVVLEGLRRHPPMHFGLSHAVTEEFQLDKHVIPKNATIYFMMAEMGWDPKVWENPMEFWPDRFMSGEGFDITGGKEIKMMPFGVGRRICPGYNLALLLMEYFVANLIKDFKWMAVDGEDVDLSEKQNFEVVMKTPLRAHISPRVM; from the exons ATGAATACAAGGGAGATCtgggtaatctctctctctcaatctcaatctcaaatGGAGATCTGGGTCATCCTCTTCACCACTCTATGCCTCTGTGCTGCCCTTAAGCTTCTCCTGGATTTCCTCTCACACAATACAAATCCCAGATGCCCACCAGGCCCTTGGACAGTACCCATCATAGGCAACTTCCTGTGGCTTCGTGGGAGCTTGTTAGAACTTGAGCCAGTCCTATTGAAGCTCCATGCCAAGTACGGTCCAGTCTTCTCTGTACCCATTGGCTCCCAACCCAACATTTTCATTAACAGCCGTTTCCTTGCTCATCAAGCCCTCATCCAGAATGGAGCCATCTTTGCCGATCGCCCGCATGCCCTAAATCACTCTGCCACTAGCACGCAAAAGGCCATCAGCTCTTCTCCTTATGGCCCTTACTGGCGGCTCCTCCGCCGGAACCTCACCTCTGAGATCCTCCACCCTTCTCGGCTGAAGAG CTACAGAAACACCCGCAAATTGGCCTTGCAAACACTTGTAAGCAAGCTCAAAGACCAATCTGAATCTGGCAAAGCCATTTGTGTGACCACACAAGTTCGtctctccttcttttccatAGTATTTTCCatgtgttttggtcaaaaattTGATGAGGAGGTTATCAAAAAGGTCGAAGCTTCTCAGAGAACATTCACTACCAATTTCAGTAGATTCAGAATCCTGTCCTACATGCCAAACTTAGGAAAGATGATCTTCAGGAAGTTGCAGAAGGAACTGCTCGATCTGCAGCAGTGCAGGGCAAATATTCTCACCCCGTTGATAAGATCTCTGATTGAACGAAAGGAGAATCACCATGAGACTGATGAGTTAGTCGTTTCATATGTTGATACACTGTTGAAGATTTGGCTTCCAGATGAAGATAGGAAGCTCAACGAATTTGAGTTGCGGACCTTATGCTCCGAGTTTCTAAATGCAG GCACTGACACAATAGCAACGACAATGGAATGGATCATGGCCAACCTAGTAAAGCATCAAGATATCCAAGCAAAGCTATATTCTGAAATCATGAGGGTTTTgggagaagatgaagagatcACAGAGGAGGATTTGCAGAAGATGCCTTATTTGAAGGCAGTAGTTTTGGAAGGGCTGAGGCGGCATCCTCCAATGCACTTTGGGTTGTCACATGCTGTCACGGAGGAGTTTCAATTAGACAAACATGTCATACCTAAGAATGCTACTATTTATTTTATGATGGCAGAGATGGGGTGGGACCCAAAAGTGTGGGAGAATCCAATGGAGTTCTGGCCTGATAGGTTTATGAGTGGAGAAGGATTTGATATAACAGGAGGGAAGGAGATAAAGATGATGCCATTTGGTGTGGGGAGGAGGATTTGCCCTGGATATAACCTGGCATTGCTTCTTATGGAGTATTTTGTAGCTAATCTGATCAAAGATTTCAAATGGATGGCTGTTGATGGAGAAGATGTTGACTTGTCAGAGAAGCAAAATTTTGAGGTTGTGATGAAGACTCCATTGAGGGCCCACATATCTCCAAGGGTGATGTAG